The Musa acuminata AAA Group cultivar baxijiao chromosome BXJ1-8, Cavendish_Baxijiao_AAA, whole genome shotgun sequence genomic sequence AATCAAGTTTTTAGGGTTTATTTAGGACATCCAATGTGCAATCTGCTACTTAATGGATTAGCTTGTTTGTTATATTTGTTAAGCAGTGTTGCAGTTGAAGTATGAGCTTGTGGTGCTATCTTTTGCTTTCTGAAAATTCAGTACATTCTCTCCGTGGTGATTCCAACTTTCTTCATCTTTTTCTTGAAATTATTTTCTGTGTACTAGATCTACCATATTCCAGTTAATGGTCATGTAATTTGATGTTTGAATACAGAGATATTATAATTAAGGTCACAACTCTTGATTCTTCCTGATGATTGGGAAATGTGCTACCAATGTCTTTAAAACCTCAAGCAAGGTGCCAACCAAGCATACTAATCAGGCAaaacaatatttatttatttatttttattgccTTGTAACTAGACTTCATGTAACTCAGAAAATAATTTGGTGAGCATATTGGAGACAAAAATCTTGTCACCGCCTAAGGAGCTGTGTGCTATCAGTACTAGGTGGCGGAACATTAGATTTGGCAGGTTTTTTGCATTTTGACCAAAATAACTTCCAATAGATAACAGCTCCATTTAGGATCAAGATGGTGCAATAAAGTAGGTTCCGAAAGTTTGCCAAGAAAAACACATTATCTTGATTTTGAGTTACCATCAATCCGTTTTCTGCATATCTGGCGGCTTCCACTCGTTTTCTTGTAGCTTGTGATCTTTATCTGCATGTATATTATCTACCCTTTTTTACCTTTGTACTTCATATATAGATTTCTTTTCCTAGATTATTGATACTGAGCCATACTTCTCTCTTGTGACATTTGGTTGCTGTTTTATTGGATATGAATAAACACTTCTATAGACCATATCATGTTTTGCATATTTTGATAATTGCTCTCATCAATAGACTGATCATTTCATGCTTCTTGTAAGATTTCTTAAATCAGATTTCAATAATTGGCACGAGAGACTGTTTATTCCCTCAAGAGAATAATTTCTTCATCTTTCCTATATTTGTAATATGCTTATCATTTAACTTTCCAGAAAGAATGTTAGTTATTCTGCAAGATTATGTATATTGTATGCATTAGAGTATTGGCAGCTGATGGTGGTAGATGTCATTGCTTTTCATTTATGAGAGAGCATTGCTGCTTTTTGTTTGATATTGTTACTTATTTTTATCATATGGTGtttatctctctctcttataCCCTTCTGTTTGTTAATATTTAAGGGGATAATTAGTTAAATTATAGTAAAAGATTTGCGTCATATTGTCTATACTAGCATGAATTGTATTTTGGAACTTGTTTCCGGTAAGGGTTATGTTTATCTTGCTTGCAATGACTGAGACATGTCAGGTACTACTGCATTTTTCAATTAAGAATAATCGTAAGGAATTCTTTTTTTATCAATGACTTTTACTTCTTTAACTGCTTGGTGCTCTACCTAGTTCACAGTTGATTGCTGATCATATGAATGTATCTTTTCCAATTTGAGTTATTATGTTGACAGaggtttaattatttttttcttaatttttaaatCTTGATCCACTAAATTATTGGCTTAGTGCAGGCAGACATTTATCGGAGCGAAAAGAATATTATTGATCTTTTTGTTATGCTACTGAGATTTTCAAGGTCAGGAATTGTTTGATAGTATCTTAATTCATTCGTTTGAAATGTACTTTAACTCATAACTAGGAATTGGTTCTTGAAAGTACCTATGCATTTGTACGTTCTGTGGACACAAGTGTTCATATTACTTATGTTTCTTACGTTTTAACTCTACTCTTATGATGTTAATGGTGGGTCTTAGATTTATTAATGAAGCTTGCTTAGAATACTCTGAGCCATTTTTTGTTGGCTCTTAATGCGACTTGGTTGATCTAGTGGTTACCCTGAACAAGACCAGTGCTATTTAAGGTCAAATCTCATAACCCTGATGTGTAAACCATGACTTTGACATATGATTATAATATTGATGGTTCATGTTTTGTTGGTAGCACAAACAATAAAAAGAACATTAAGAGCAATAAATTAATGAAATTAGAGGTAAGGGTTCAAGTTGATGTGGAACGGGGATACCACTCAGCTGCTGGAATGATTCATTTCATGTTTCTGTCGAGCACAACAGGTGTGTCACTGATTCATGAAAGAAAGACAGGCAATTTGCATGTCTACAAGACAACATTTCATGTTTCTGTCGAGCACAACAGGTGTGTCACTGATTCATGAAAGAAAGACAGGCAATTACAAACTCTCTCTTACAATGTACTGCATGTCATCACTTCTTCAGTGGCTGTTTGCATGTCTACAAGACAATATTTAGCTTCGGCAAGACCACCACCAAATTTAATGCGACAAATGCCTGTACCACTGGCCTAACAACAAAATTGAGAAAATCACACAATTATCATCAACCCAATTGGCTAGAGCACCGCCCGGAATCAACCTGCCCCATCTGATGAGCCCTATAGTGGAGGCTTATGCCCTTTGACCTCTATTCGCTGAGATGACATTTTTAAGCCATAATATGACCTTTACCGGTACCAATGACAGTCAACAACTGTACCTAATGTCAACCAATAGGCTTACCTTCATCAGGGCAGCGGCAAAACAGCCACTGTTATTAGTTGTTTTGCCTAACATTTTATGAAAAATGATTGTTCAACATTGAATAGTGTTGTAGCTTTCAGTATTCCTTTCTGTATGTGTATATCTACCTCACTTGTTTATGACTAGAATACTTTTATGAACATATAAGAGAAGGATCGCATATGAAATTTTCAGCTTTTCTTCTTTGTTGTGCTTATTTCATTGTTAAACCTACTTACGTGGAATGGGTATATTTCCTAATGCAGTTTGATTACTGAGACCATACCGTGCCATAAAGACTATCAGGTGGTGCTACAAAATGAAAAACTTTATTTTAGAAAGGTACCTCTGTTTTTTATTTGTCAGTGATGCTTAAACTGTTACACTTGTTATTTTGAACGTTTTGGATTTTTGTTTACCTATTTGATTGGCTTAAAAATCATTCTTTTATGGGATAAAATCATGGATTTGAGATTAGTCTCTGCATGGGGATCCATCTTGTGATGTTGAAATTTGAAACCTTCAGGGGAGATCTTTCTTTGACTTCTGGTACCCTTTAAGCAGAGACTGTTTGATGCCTTGAATGAACTAGAAGCGTTGAAGCCTGACATACAGCATCTGCTTGAAGAACTGAATAAGAGGAATAGAAGCCAAGTAAATAGATTGGAACAAATTCCACAAGATGGTTCTCTTGATGATTCATTTGAGCGGCCATCGTTTAGAAGGCTGACACTAAAGAATAACATAGTTAGCCAGGTATTATGGTCTCTCATTGTGACATAAATGGTTGCTATCAGTGTAATTGGTCACTGAGCTTGTCCTGCAAATGGACCAAGATGACCATCATAAGAAGATTGTTTGCATGTCactgatatatatattttaccGCTTGAGATTTCTGCACATCCTTCTCATATATTGCAGGCTCATAGAACAGTTGTGCGAGATGGCTTTTATAGAAGTCCCATTGTTGAGGGACACAAGCTATTGACCAACACTAAAGAAGATCGCTTTCGGAAATTGTAAGGCTTTAGATATAAAGTTTCAAAAGTTTACTTAATTTTGTCAGATGGAATTTTGACTGCCGATGTGCAAGAGCTTGCATTACTGGAGGAAGCTACATTGATCACATGCTTATTGATGAAGAGTAGGAAACTGACCAGGCTAATTTTCAGGGAACTAAAATTGATTTCAGAATTTGTCCAGAAAAGGTACAGAAGACAATCATTGACATATTCAGCAATCACATGATGCATATTGTTGCATCTTAATTTACGCCACTTACAAAATCTAGGGTCAATATTAAGACAAGAACTTATAAGAAGAAATAAATCATAATTATGATCAGTCATCATTTGGGAATATGATTCTTCTTATGGAAAATTAATCTGAACAAAACTTGCCTTATTCTATACAATCAGGAATTTGCACAAGATTGAAGTAAAATACatgaaattatatttaataacacaatattttttttctttatttctggTTCCACATTTGGTGTTGGCATACCTGTAAAGTTTAAACTTGTATTGACTGAATTCTGTATTATTGTGCAATTAGAGGGTAGACCCTGATGTTTGAGATCTTTATATTTACTCTTGACCTGCTATAAATCATGCAGTTCAGGTTATTTTACATAGGAAATAACAGCAAGTGCATGTATTTCTAAGGTCATGATCTCCAGTTGTAAAAAAAAGCATTGGATATTTTGCAGAATTTAGCAGTAAAATTTGCAACATTTCTGTATTGGAAGTGCtccatttttttataagattgtCATTTaacaattacatgatattttctcttttcatgcttagttctcTCCTTTGGCATCTTGTAGAAGATCTCTTAGGATCCCATGCCCCAAGGAGGAAACCCTATCAAGACACTCAATCTTGGGTCCAAATGGTCTTCATGGACCATGGCAGCCACCCAGTGTTGATCAAGGGGTATAGTTCTTTTTCATTAGCTTGTTTCATACTTTTCTGATGATAAACACACTTCTTTTGTTGTTGTAGATACAATACCCAAGTAATTTGGACTTGACTCCAATTGAGATACCAAGGTtaaaacttttaaattctttgtttGATGTAGTTCTTACGGTAGTCCTTATGGATGAATGCTAATGGAGCTTTAAAATAGACTTATCTTGTTATCAAGATTTTTATGCCTAGGCTCTTCAGTATGGTGATAGATGTTATGTTAGTTTAGTTAACTGACAGTATTTTAACTCTTGTCCTGCCTGATTTTACGTCAAATGTATCTTTTTATCTCGTTTTAAATTAATGTGACCTTTCTCACGATTTCTGATTCCTATTAAATAAAATCTAGCTGTAGACTGCACTCGCAAGTTGATTCTTCCTAATATTCAGATATCAGACAAATTCACGTGTTGAAACTGCATCTTTTTATCTCGTTTTAAATTAATGTGACCTTTCTCACGATTTCTGATTCCTATTAAATAAAATCTAGCTGTAGACTGCACTCGCAAGTTGATTCTTCCTAATATTCAGATATCAGACAAATTCACGTGTTGAAACTGCAAACCATCAGTTTGtgctgattttttttataagtcTAATTAACAGTTTGGAGTCGTGTAATGTGGAACAAATCGTAGGTCTTTGTTTTTAGTGTTAACATGAGGAAACTGAATGCAAAAACAAAGTTGCTTAGCAGTAAATTAGTTAGATGGATAAATTAATATCACTATATTGCCCTGAGTCTATGGAGCTTTGCTATATTCCAGTTGGACATAATTGGCTAGTTCGATTTCAGAACTTGTTATATTCTATATTTAGCTTTTGTTTTGAAATATGTTGTCTATGTTatcctttctttttccttttttccttaATGCAACAGCCTGCTTCAACCAACAGAGAATAAACCTGTGACTGTGAAGGAAAATGACACTTTGGAGAGTGAAAGAAGTATGCTTGAATTTCTTTCACTGCAAGAGAATGTAACTCGACAGCATGAAGAACAACGTCGAATGATCAACTTGGACGTGTCAGATGTG encodes the following:
- the LOC135586998 gene encoding AMSH-like ubiquitin thioesterase 1 isoform X2, producing MKPSSGVIDISECAKRLDVDNQISLRHYYRIAHNLLKQADIYRSEKNIIDLFVMLLRFSSLITETIPCHKDYQVVLQNEKLYFRKRLFDALNELEALKPDIQHLLEELNKRNRSQVNRLEQIPQDGSLDDSFERPSFRRLTLKNNIVSQAHRTVVRDGFYRSPIVEGHKLLTNTKEDRFRKLRSLRIPCPKEETLSRHSILGPNGLHGPWQPPSVDQGIQYPSNLDLTPIEIPSLLQPTENKPVTVKENDTLESERSMLEFLSLQENVTRQHEEQRRMINLDVSDVNPKMDIIKGLSPPPAFAEVQDVVVAAQVSKSSNPQTVSLQNELIRAESPQEVHISTVLLESFMRLAKSNTVRNLETCGVLASSLKNRKFYVTALIIPKQVATSNSCQTTNEEEIFDYQDKQSLFPLGWIHTHPTQSCFMSSIDLHTHYSYQTLLPEAIAIVMTPKDGSSRWTRKSQVS
- the LOC135586998 gene encoding AMSH-like ubiquitin thioesterase 1 isoform X3; the encoded protein is MKPSSGVIDISECAKRLDVDNQISLRHYYRIAHNLLKQADIYRSEKNIIDLFVMLLRFSSLITETIPCHKDYQVVLQNEKLYFRKRLFDALNELEALKPDIQHLLEELNKRNRSQVNRLEQIPQDGSLDDSFERPSFRRLTLKNNIVSQAHRTVVRDGFYRSPIVEGHKLLTNTKEDRFRKLRSLRIPCPKEETLSRHSILGPNGLHGPWQPPSVDQGIQYPSNLDLTPIEIPSLLQPTENKPVTVKENDTLESERSMLEFLSLQENVTRQHEEQRRMINLDVSDVNPKMDIIKGLSPPPAFAEVQDVVVAAQVSKSSNPQTVSLQNELIRAESPQEVHISTVLLESFMRLAKSNTVRNLETCGVLASSLKNRKFYVTALIIPKQVATSNSCQTTNEEEIFDYQDKQSLFPLGWIHTHPTQSCFMSSIDLHTHYSYQTLLPEAIAIVMTPKDGSRWTRKSQVS